The Catenuloplanes niger genome includes a window with the following:
- a CDS encoding carbohydrate ABC transporter permease, whose translation MSTQTVKKAKQGGLATKTLVLAGLTVFTGLVLAPFLVVLINAFKSSEDYSQGGPLALPSTLYFQGMIDFWNRVEFGEKLWNSFVIAASVAVLAVIISVLNAYAIGIGRLRGRTAFLMFFLLANLLPQEALVYPLYYLSKQFDLYNTRLMVIIILTAIQAAFGTYLLSSVFRDFPPSLLEAAALDGAGKLRTLIRVVVPTSWPTLSVLFTFFFIWTWNEFFLPLIFLIDNDLQTVPLALAVLQGQREVDITTTAASALLGIVPAVLFFLIFQRTLTRGVMSGAVK comes from the coding sequence ATGTCGACTCAAACCGTGAAAAAGGCCAAGCAGGGCGGCCTCGCCACCAAGACGCTCGTGCTGGCCGGTCTGACGGTCTTCACCGGGCTGGTGCTGGCGCCGTTCCTGGTCGTGCTGATCAACGCGTTCAAGTCCTCCGAGGACTACAGCCAGGGCGGGCCGCTCGCGCTGCCGTCCACGCTCTACTTCCAGGGCATGATCGACTTCTGGAACCGGGTCGAGTTCGGCGAGAAGCTCTGGAACAGCTTCGTCATCGCGGCCTCGGTCGCGGTGCTCGCCGTGATCATCAGCGTGCTCAACGCGTACGCGATCGGCATCGGCCGGCTCCGTGGCCGTACCGCATTCCTGATGTTCTTCCTGCTGGCCAACCTGCTGCCGCAGGAGGCGCTGGTCTACCCGCTGTACTACCTGTCGAAGCAGTTCGACCTGTACAACACGCGGCTCATGGTGATCATCATCTTGACCGCGATCCAGGCCGCGTTCGGCACCTACCTGCTCTCCAGCGTGTTCCGGGACTTCCCGCCGTCGCTGCTGGAGGCCGCGGCGCTGGACGGCGCCGGGAAGCTGCGCACGCTGATCCGCGTGGTCGTGCCGACCAGCTGGCCGACGCTCTCCGTGCTCTTCACGTTCTTCTTCATCTGGACGTGGAACGAGTTCTTCCTCCCGCTCATCTTCCTGATCGACAACGACCTGCAGACCGTGCCGCTGGCGCTGGCCGTGCTCCAGGGACAGCGCGAGGTCGACATCACCACCACGGCCGCGTCCGCGCTGCTGGGCATCGTGCCCGCGGTGCTGTTCTTCCTCATCTTCCAGCGCACGCTGACCCGCGGGGTCATGTCGGGCGCGGTCAAGTGA